The following are encoded in a window of Trichomycterus rosablanca isolate fTriRos1 chromosome 13, fTriRos1.hap1, whole genome shotgun sequence genomic DNA:
- the gjd2b gene encoding gap junction protein delta 2b — MGEWTILERLLEAAVQQHSTMIGRILLTVVVIFRILIVAIVGETVYDDEQTMFVCNALQPGCNQACYDKAFPISHIRYWVFQIIMVCTPSLCFITYSVHQSAKQKDRRFSTVYLTVEKEDPLKRDDSKKIKNTMGNGVLQNAENSTKEGEPDCLEVKEMPNASLRTAKSKMRRQEGISRFYIIQVVFRNALEIGFLVGQYFLYGFNVPAVYECDRYPCIKEVECYVSRPTEKTVFLVFMFAVSGFCVVLNLAELNHLGWRKITKAVRGVQARRKSIYEIRNKDLPRLSVPNFGRTQSSDSAYV, encoded by the exons ATGGGGGAATGGACCATACTCGAGAGGCTCTTGGAGGCTGCTGTTCAGCAGCACTCTACTATGATAGGAAG GATCTTACTAACAGTGGTGGTGATTTTCCGGATTCTAATCGTAGCCATAGTGGGAGAGACAGTTTACGACGACGAGCAGACTATGTTCGTATGTAACGCTTTACAGCCCGGTTGTAACCAAGCATGTTACGACAAGGCCTTCCCGATCTCGCACATTCGATACTGGGTGTTTCAGATTATTATGGTGTGCACCCCGAGTCTCTGCTTCATCACCTACTCGGTGCACCAGTCTGCCAAACAGAAGGACCGCCGCTTCTCCACGGTGTACCTTACTGTGGAAAAAGAGGATCCACTAAAGAGGGACGACAGTAAGAAGATCAAGAACACGATGGGAAACGGGGTCTTGCAGAACGCCGAGAACTCCACCAAAGAAGGCGAGCCCGACTGTCTGGAGGTCAAAGAGATGCCAAACGCCAGCCTACGGACTGCAAAGTCCAAAATGAGGCGCCAGGAGGGCATCTCCAGGTTTTACATAATCCAGGTGGTTTTCAGAAACGCGCTGGAAATCGGCTTTTTAGTGGGTCAGTACTTTCTGTATGGATTCAACGTGCCTGCCGTGTACGAATGTGACCGCTACCCGTGCATCAAGGAGGTCGAGTGCTACGTATCCCGGCCCACAGAGAAGACCGTCTTCCTTGTATTCATGTTCGCCGTCAGCGGCTTCTGTGTGGTCCTCAATCTGGCAGAGCTCAATCATTTGGGCTGGAGGAAAATCACAAAGGCCGTGAGAGGAGTGCAGGCCCGAAGAAAGTCCATCTACGAAATCAGAAACAAGGACTTGCCCCGACTTAGCGTGCCTAACTTCGGGCGCACCCAGTCCAGTGACTCTGCCTACGTCTAA